One part of the Sorangiineae bacterium MSr11954 genome encodes these proteins:
- a CDS encoding ABC-2 family transporter protein has product MAARHRALCGVRRLIVRRYLHLLRIQVRTSTLLGLQYRLDFVFDGLIELFWALTAIVPLFIVFEARESVAGWTFGESLLVVAWFTLLTGVLEGAINPSLAVVVEHIRKGTLDFVLLKPADAQFLVSTARFQPWRAINVVTASILFGYAFARIGHGPSVSGILGSLALLAASVTILYSLGILTVSGAFYVVKIDNLSALFLSIFDAARWPSAVFHGVLRLVFTFVIPLAVMTTYPSLALLDKLPAQTYTLSFGVAVAFAIGSRFIWMHAIGKYTSAGG; this is encoded by the coding sequence ATGGCGGCGCGGCATCGGGCGCTTTGCGGCGTACGGCGGCTGATCGTGCGCCGCTATTTGCACCTGCTCCGCATCCAAGTCCGCACGTCGACCTTGCTCGGTCTGCAATACCGGCTCGACTTCGTGTTCGACGGGCTCATCGAGCTATTCTGGGCGCTCACGGCCATCGTCCCGCTCTTCATCGTCTTCGAGGCGCGCGAATCGGTGGCCGGGTGGACCTTCGGCGAGTCGCTGCTGGTGGTGGCCTGGTTCACCTTGCTCACGGGCGTGCTCGAGGGGGCCATCAACCCGAGCCTCGCCGTCGTGGTGGAGCATATCCGAAAAGGCACCCTCGACTTCGTGCTCCTCAAGCCCGCCGACGCGCAGTTCCTGGTGAGCACCGCGCGCTTTCAGCCGTGGCGCGCCATCAATGTCGTCACCGCCTCGATCCTCTTTGGCTACGCCTTCGCCAGGATTGGCCACGGCCCCAGCGTATCGGGCATCCTGGGCTCGCTCGCCCTCCTCGCGGCCTCGGTGACCATCCTGTATTCGTTGGGGATCCTCACCGTGAGCGGCGCCTTTTACGTGGTGAAGATCGACAATCTTTCGGCGCTCTTCCTATCCATCTTCGACGCGGCGCGCTGGCCATCGGCCGTCTTTCACGGTGTGCTTCGCCTGGTGTTCACCTTCGTCATCCCGCTGGCGGTGATGACCACGTATCCCTCGCTGGCCCTGCTCGACAAGCTGCCCGCGCAGACGTATACGCTCTCGTTCGGGGTGGCTGTCGCCTTCGCTATCGGCTCGCGCTTCATTTGGATGCATGCGATCGGCAAATACACATCGGCCGGCGGCTGA
- a CDS encoding acetolactate synthase large subunit: protein MKASDLFVKALEAEGVDYVFGIPGEENLDLLESLRRSKIKLVLTRHEQAAGFMAATYGRLTGKAGVCLSTLGPGATNFVTAAAYAQLGGMPMLMVTGQKPIKTSKQGHFQIVDVVGMMQPLTKLTRQIVSIGNIPAAVREAFRRAEEERPGASHLELPEDIAHEEGDGKPIPRSFSRRPVAEEKAIARAVSAIEAARHPLLMIGAGSNRKTTCKMLHELVDQTGIPFFTTQMGKGVIDEAHPLWLGNATLSDGDFVHRAIDHADCIINVGHDVIEKPPFFMRGADGHEKTVIHVNFLGAQVDPVYFPQIEVVGDIANAVWQIKERLTKKPNWDFARFTEIKQHLEEHLKKGQDDPRFPMYPVRIVRDVYDATPEDGIVCLDNGMYKIWFARYYRAHKPNSLLLDNALASMGAGLPSAMAAKIVYPQRKVIAVCGDGGFMMNSQELETAVRLKLDLVVMILRDDAFGMIRWKQENMNFPDYAMTLQNPDFVAYAKSYGAHGHRVESADRLAPLLTECLSTSGVHVIDVPIDYSDNERVLNREIKRLSARL from the coding sequence ATGAAAGCATCCGACTTGTTCGTCAAGGCGCTGGAGGCGGAGGGCGTCGACTACGTATTCGGCATCCCGGGCGAAGAGAACCTCGATCTGCTCGAGTCGCTGCGCCGCTCCAAGATCAAGCTCGTCCTCACGCGCCACGAGCAGGCCGCCGGCTTCATGGCCGCGACCTACGGGCGCCTCACCGGCAAGGCCGGCGTGTGCCTCTCCACCCTCGGCCCCGGCGCCACCAACTTCGTCACCGCGGCCGCCTACGCCCAGCTCGGCGGCATGCCCATGCTGATGGTCACCGGCCAAAAGCCCATCAAGACGAGCAAGCAGGGCCACTTTCAAATCGTCGATGTGGTCGGCATGATGCAGCCGCTCACCAAGCTCACGCGCCAGATCGTCTCGATTGGCAACATCCCCGCCGCCGTGCGCGAAGCCTTCCGCCGCGCCGAGGAGGAGCGTCCCGGCGCCAGCCACCTGGAGCTCCCGGAGGACATCGCGCACGAGGAGGGCGACGGCAAACCCATCCCGCGAAGCTTCAGCCGCCGCCCCGTGGCCGAGGAGAAGGCCATCGCGCGCGCCGTCTCCGCCATCGAGGCCGCCCGCCACCCGCTCTTGATGATCGGCGCCGGCAGCAACCGCAAGACCACGTGCAAGATGCTGCACGAGCTCGTCGACCAGACCGGGATCCCCTTCTTCACCACCCAAATGGGCAAGGGCGTCATCGACGAGGCGCACCCGCTCTGGCTGGGCAACGCCACCTTGTCCGACGGCGACTTCGTGCACCGCGCCATCGACCACGCCGATTGCATCATCAATGTCGGCCACGACGTCATCGAAAAGCCGCCCTTCTTCATGCGCGGCGCCGACGGCCATGAAAAGACGGTCATCCACGTCAACTTCCTCGGGGCCCAGGTCGATCCCGTGTACTTTCCACAGATCGAGGTGGTGGGCGACATCGCCAACGCCGTGTGGCAAATCAAAGAGCGCCTCACCAAGAAACCGAACTGGGACTTTGCGCGCTTCACCGAGATCAAGCAGCACCTCGAGGAGCACCTGAAGAAGGGCCAAGACGATCCGCGCTTCCCCATGTACCCCGTGCGCATCGTGCGCGATGTGTACGACGCCACGCCCGAGGACGGCATCGTGTGCCTCGACAACGGCATGTACAAGATCTGGTTTGCCCGTTACTACCGCGCGCACAAGCCCAACTCGCTTTTGCTCGACAACGCGCTGGCCTCCATGGGCGCCGGCCTGCCCTCGGCCATGGCCGCCAAGATCGTGTACCCGCAGCGCAAGGTCATCGCCGTGTGCGGCGATGGCGGCTTCATGATGAACTCGCAGGAGCTGGAGACGGCGGTGCGCTTGAAGCTCGACCTGGTGGTGATGATCCTGCGCGACGACGCCTTCGGCATGATCCGCTGGAAGCAAGAGAACATGAACTTTCCGGATTATGCGATGACCTTGCAAAATCCGGATTTCGTTGCATACGCCAAGAGCTATGGCGCGCACGGCCATCGCGTGGAGTCGGCCGATCGCCTCGCCCCGCTCTTGACGGAGTGCCTCTCCACCTCGGGCGTGCACGTCATCGACGTCCCCATCGACTATTCCGACAACGAACGTGTGCTCAACCGCGAAATCAAGCGGCTGTCTGCGCGTCTCTGA
- a CDS encoding aldehyde dehydrogenase family protein, whose translation MLKEAYPYYLANQAVFANTDLEVTDKYSGKVATRVALADAKAIDQAIGAAVTATKPLREMAPFQRQAVLEHCVARFRQRFDELAEALCIEAGKPINDSKGEVTRLIDTFRVAAEESVRVDGEIVNLEISARAKGYQGFSKRVPIGPCSFISPFNFPLNLAAHKVAPALAVGCPFVLKPASRTPIGALIIGEVLAETDLPKGAFSILPAHRDGADLFTVDERFKLLSFTGSPAVGWDLKAKAGKKKVVLELGGNAAAIVDRDQGARLDYVVERLAFGAYYQSGQSCIGVQRILVHESVYDALRSKLIAKVRSLKMGDPKDPNTFVGPMISVSESKRLSGWMDAAVRAGATIVAGGKVDGAMFEATLLEDVGRDQDLYRKEAFGPVAILEKFTSFEDALARVNDSDFGLQAGVFTDSLAHAHRAWDELEVGGVIIGDVPSFRVDNMPYGGVKDSGLGREGIRYAIEDMTELRLMVVRKTPA comes from the coding sequence ATGCTGAAGGAAGCCTATCCGTATTATCTGGCCAACCAGGCGGTTTTTGCCAACACCGATCTGGAGGTCACCGACAAATACAGCGGCAAGGTCGCGACCCGCGTGGCGCTGGCCGACGCCAAGGCCATCGACCAAGCCATCGGCGCCGCGGTCACCGCGACCAAGCCGCTTCGCGAGATGGCGCCGTTCCAAAGGCAGGCCGTGCTGGAGCACTGCGTCGCGCGCTTTCGCCAGCGCTTCGATGAGTTGGCCGAGGCCCTGTGCATCGAGGCGGGCAAGCCGATCAACGACTCCAAGGGCGAGGTCACGCGCCTGATCGACACCTTCCGCGTGGCCGCCGAAGAATCGGTGCGCGTCGACGGCGAAATCGTCAACTTGGAAATCTCGGCCCGGGCCAAAGGCTACCAGGGCTTCTCCAAGCGCGTGCCCATCGGCCCGTGCTCGTTCATCTCGCCCTTCAACTTCCCCCTCAACTTGGCGGCGCACAAGGTCGCGCCGGCGCTGGCGGTCGGCTGTCCCTTCGTGCTCAAGCCCGCGAGCCGCACCCCCATCGGCGCCTTGATCATCGGCGAGGTCCTGGCGGAGACCGATCTGCCCAAGGGCGCCTTCTCCATCCTCCCCGCGCACCGCGACGGCGCCGATTTGTTTACGGTGGACGAGCGCTTCAAGCTTTTGTCCTTCACCGGCTCGCCCGCGGTGGGCTGGGACTTGAAGGCCAAGGCGGGCAAGAAGAAGGTCGTGCTGGAGCTCGGCGGCAACGCGGCCGCCATCGTCGATCGCGATCAGGGCGCGCGGCTCGACTACGTGGTCGAACGGCTCGCGTTTGGCGCCTATTACCAATCCGGACAGAGCTGCATCGGCGTGCAGCGCATCCTCGTGCACGAATCCGTTTACGATGCCTTGCGCTCCAAGCTGATCGCCAAGGTGCGCTCGCTCAAAATGGGCGATCCCAAGGATCCGAACACCTTCGTGGGCCCGATGATCTCGGTCTCCGAGTCGAAGAGGCTCTCGGGGTGGATGGATGCGGCGGTCCGCGCGGGCGCCACGATCGTCGCGGGCGGCAAGGTGGATGGGGCGATGTTCGAGGCGACCTTGCTCGAGGACGTCGGACGCGATCAGGATCTGTACCGCAAAGAGGCGTTTGGCCCGGTGGCGATCCTCGAAAAATTCACGAGCTTCGAGGACGCGCTCGCCCGCGTGAACGACAGCGATTTCGGCCTGCAAGCCGGCGTGTTCACCGATTCGCTGGCCCACGCGCACCGCGCTTGGGACGAGCTCGAGGTGGGGGGCGTGATCATCGGCGACGTCCCCTCCTTTCGCGTCGACAACATGCCGTACGGCGGCGTAAAGGACTCGGGCCTCGGGCGCGAAGGGATCCGCTACGCGATCGAGGACATGACGGAGCTGCGCTTGATGGTCGTGCGCAAAACGCCGGCCTGA
- a CDS encoding aminotransferase class III-fold pyridoxal phosphate-dependent enzyme gives MNVAQTKYLEQFIAAYVQRTRASRARRERGWPALADPRASSGFSRSMPADARHFWLATKRLRYSLVGVRCEGPHVWDLDGNAYIDFALGFGVHYFGHRPRFILDALTERLAYGAPMGFQSEVAAENAAGITDLTGDERVAFCNTGTEAVMIAVRLARAATGRTKIVVFEDSYHGSYDDVVGGIHATLGVAPSHTASTLVLRYDDAASLDVISEHAEAIAAVVVEPVQARHLNVQPAAFLRELRALTASRDIALIVDDVMQGFRAHRGGSQSYFGVRADLATYGKIIGGGMPIGVVAGRAEYLDYIDGGRWRFEGSDHPKNDKIWFAGTFNKNPLTMAAMRAVIGRLKTTGTSLQEEQNRRTGALTHRLAAWLERESFPIRVARYGSMFTFVMPPLATLLVQHLHLRGIYTWEGWVFFVSPAHSDAHLQALEEAVRDSLSTMRREGYLP, from the coding sequence ATGAATGTCGCCCAGACGAAGTACCTGGAGCAGTTCATCGCGGCCTATGTGCAAAGGACCCGCGCATCGCGCGCCCGCCGCGAACGAGGGTGGCCGGCCCTGGCCGATCCGCGCGCCTCGAGCGGCTTCTCACGGAGCATGCCGGCCGATGCGCGCCATTTCTGGCTGGCCACGAAGCGCCTGCGCTATTCGCTCGTGGGCGTGCGCTGCGAGGGGCCGCACGTATGGGATCTGGATGGAAATGCGTACATCGATTTCGCGCTCGGGTTTGGCGTTCATTATTTCGGGCACCGGCCTCGGTTCATCCTCGATGCGTTGACCGAGCGGCTGGCGTACGGCGCACCGATGGGCTTTCAATCGGAGGTGGCGGCCGAGAACGCCGCCGGCATCACGGATCTCACGGGCGACGAGCGCGTCGCATTTTGCAATACGGGCACCGAGGCCGTCATGATCGCGGTGCGACTCGCCCGAGCGGCCACGGGCCGAACCAAGATCGTCGTGTTCGAGGACTCGTACCATGGCTCGTACGACGATGTGGTGGGCGGGATTCATGCGACCTTGGGCGTCGCGCCGAGCCACACGGCCAGCACCCTCGTTCTCCGCTACGACGATGCGGCGAGCCTCGACGTCATCTCGGAGCACGCCGAGGCGATCGCCGCCGTCGTGGTCGAGCCGGTCCAGGCGCGGCATCTGAACGTTCAGCCGGCGGCGTTTCTGCGCGAGCTGCGCGCCCTCACGGCGTCGCGCGACATCGCGCTGATCGTCGACGATGTCATGCAGGGATTTCGAGCCCACCGCGGCGGGAGCCAGAGCTACTTCGGTGTCCGCGCGGATCTGGCCACGTACGGCAAAATCATCGGCGGTGGAATGCCCATCGGCGTGGTGGCGGGGAGAGCCGAGTACCTGGACTACATCGACGGCGGCCGCTGGCGCTTCGAGGGCTCGGATCATCCAAAGAACGACAAGATTTGGTTTGCCGGCACCTTCAACAAAAACCCCCTGACCATGGCGGCCATGCGCGCCGTGATTGGCCGGTTGAAGACGACCGGAACCTCGCTCCAGGAGGAGCAGAATCGGAGAACGGGCGCGCTGACGCATCGCCTGGCGGCCTGGCTCGAGCGCGAGTCGTTTCCCATTCGCGTGGCGCGCTATGGATCGATGTTTACGTTCGTCATGCCGCCGCTCGCCACCCTCCTCGTTCAGCACCTGCACCTGCGCGGCATCTACACGTGGGAGGGCTGGGTCTTCTTCGTCTCACCCGCCCACTCCGATGCGCATTTGCAAGCGCTCGAGGAGGCCGTGCGCGATAGCCTCTCGACCATGCGCCGAGAGGGCTATCTGCCTTAG
- a CDS encoding NAD(P)-dependent oxidoreductase, whose translation MTHTTETIPRTHHRVLVTGGGGYLGSVLVRQLLEEGHHVTVLDSFLWQQASLLDCCAFPHFEVVRGDARDEPMVKTLVRAHDTIVPLAALVGMRICDVDPIAAETIMRDGLKLLLAHASPSQRILYPATNSGYGVGAGDAICTEETPLAPVSLYGRLKVEGEARVLERASSISLRMATLFGVSPRMRRDLLVNDYVYRAVHEGSVLFFEGQRRRNLIHVHDAGRAFLHAMDHFETMKGRAYNVGMDDANLTRVQVCEAIKRCIPSFVYVQSGAGHDPDIRDCIVSSARLTATGFRAQYSLDRGIRELIKCYAILPRALYVNV comes from the coding sequence ATGACCCACACGACAGAGACGATCCCGCGCACCCACCACCGCGTCCTCGTGACGGGCGGGGGCGGTTACCTTGGCTCGGTGCTCGTTCGGCAGCTGCTCGAGGAAGGCCATCATGTGACGGTGCTCGACAGCTTCCTCTGGCAGCAGGCGAGCCTCCTGGACTGCTGTGCGTTCCCGCACTTCGAGGTGGTCCGAGGCGATGCGCGCGACGAGCCAATGGTCAAAACCTTGGTGCGCGCGCACGATACGATCGTCCCGCTGGCGGCGTTGGTGGGCATGCGCATTTGCGACGTCGACCCCATCGCCGCGGAGACCATCATGCGCGACGGCTTGAAGCTGCTCCTCGCGCACGCCTCGCCGTCGCAGCGGATCCTCTATCCGGCCACCAACAGCGGATACGGTGTGGGGGCGGGCGACGCGATTTGCACGGAGGAGACGCCGCTCGCCCCGGTGTCGCTGTACGGGCGGCTGAAGGTCGAGGGCGAAGCGCGGGTGCTGGAGCGCGCGAGCTCTATCTCGCTTCGTATGGCCACCTTGTTCGGCGTCTCACCCCGCATGCGCCGCGATCTGCTGGTGAACGACTATGTGTACCGTGCGGTACACGAGGGCTCCGTCCTTTTTTTCGAGGGGCAACGCCGCCGCAACCTCATTCACGTCCACGACGCGGGGCGCGCATTTCTCCACGCCATGGATCACTTCGAGACCATGAAAGGGCGCGCGTACAACGTCGGCATGGACGACGCCAACCTCACCCGGGTCCAAGTTTGCGAAGCGATCAAGCGCTGCATCCCCTCCTTCGTCTACGTGCAATCGGGGGCCGGCCACGACCCCGATATCCGGGATTGCATCGTCTCCAGCGCCCGTCTCACGGCCACGGGATTTCGCGCGCAGTATTCGCTCGACCGCGGCATCCGCGAGCTGATCAAATGCTACGCCATTCTCCCGCGCGCCCTCTATGTCAATGTGTGA